Below is a genomic region from Streptomyces sp. RPA4-2.
ACCCGAGTTCGACGCGGCCGTGCACGCCGTCGCCGACCGCCTCGCCGGGCAGCCGGCCTTTCAGGCTCCCGACGAGCCGCCGATCCGTACAGGACCGATCGTCGTCACCCTGTACGCGGGCGGCGGCCCGCGGCCCGAACCCGACCCTATGTCCGACCCCGCCAAGGTCCGCACGGCCCGCGCGGGCCTGTGTGACGAAGCCTGGCCCGAACTCCGTGCAGCGCTACGCCTGTGGCACCCGGTGTGCGAGGACCATATTGCCCCGATATCCCTGTTCGCCGACCCGGTCCTGGCCCAGCTGATCACCCCGGACCGCGGCCGCGAGATCCTGGCCACGCACCGAGGTACGGGCCCCGGTGTCCCGTAGCCTGGAAGTTCCGGCCGCCAGGGACAGCAACACCGTACGGGGGAAGTGCATGACCGAGGAAAGCGACGGCGTCGTGATGTACTGGCGGCCCGGCTGCGTGTTCTGCATGAACCTGCGGCTGAGCCTGCTCTTCACGCGCCTGCGTTACACCAAACGGAACATCTGGCAGGACAAGGACGCAGCGGCGTTCGTCCGCTCCGTCGCGGACGGAAACGAGACGGTGCCCACCGTCACCGTCGCCGGGCACGCCATGGTCAACCCGTCGAAGCGACAACTGCTGGATGCGGTCCGCGAGTACGCGCCGCACCTACTCTCGTCCTGACCTGGCGCTGAGAGCAGAGGGCCGAGGCCGACGGCCTGTGGTCGGCCTGGTCGCGGTCGAGGGCCGTCTGACGCCACTCCAACGCGAGCCCGCTCTGTTTCGCCTCGCACAGCACCTGGACCATGTCGTCGTAGAACCCGGAACACGACGGTCGAGCAGGAGGGAAGGGTCCGCACCCTCGCGGATCCCCTCCACCTGCGCCAGATGGACAGCGGACACCGGCACACGGTAAGCACGCGTATCGCCCTGTTCATCATCCCGGAACTCGAGGACAAGCCGTGCGTCAAACCCAACTCATACCCGCAGTGGCCGTCGTGCTACTCGCAGCCGCTCTCGCGACCGGCTGCTCTGGTGGACACAGCGCTGAGGCCGGGCCCGGGCCCGCGGATTCCTCCGTCACGACGACGCCGACGCCCGGGAGCACTGCGGCAAAAATGATCGGGAGTTCGTCAACGCCGAGCACCGCCACATCGAATGGCTACCCGACCACCCCGGCTGCTCCGGGCGCGGCCGTGCCGCAGGTACGAGACGCCTTCTCAGTACTGCAAGCAACGTACAACGACAGCTGTGGGACCCCCGGAAACTGCCAGTACTTCCTCAACCGCCTTCTGACCAACCTCGACGACCTCGGCAAGTCCATGAAAGCCAGCCCGAAGGGCACAGCACACTTCAGGCAGCCGCTCGCCTGGATCGGGCAGATGCAGACCGCGCTGGACGGCGACTTCACGTTCGACAACCTCCACAAGCACCAGAGCCTGCTGGTCACGACCCGCGACAAGATCAACACTTGGATGCAGTCGTACCCGGACGACTACCGTTAGTCAACGAATGTGTCGCCCGCCGCAAATAGGCGAGAAGCTGCAGGTGAGTGCCACGGTCAGAAGGTGGCCGCCGTGGACGGCTGAGGTCAGTGGCCACGCAGCCGACTTCGCCCGCCGCGTCGACGCCGCGGCAGGCGACGCCACCGCAGCCGTCCACCAATGGCTCGTGGAAACCGGACGCATCCGCCCCGACGCCCACATCACCCACCTGGAAGTACGTACCTGGCGTGCGCGCTGAACCTGCCGCTGTCCCACACGACTGCAGGGTTCAGAAGGGCGCGGCAGGCCAGCTCCAAGAGCACCGGACGCTGCGTATCGCGGTCGGGGAACCGGTCTGCGATTGCGGCCGAATCCGCCTTATCCAGGTTGGGTTCATCTGCCCGCCGGTACTTCGGCCGGTGCTGCACCGAGGCTCGGCCCGGGGGCAGCACCACCGGAGGTCCGACGGACGCTCAGCCGGCTGCGGGTTCCTGGGTGGCCGGGGCGGTGTAGAAGACGGACGTGCCCTGCTTGTTGCGGTGGGCGTGGTTCTTGGCGACCAGTCCTTCGAGGGTGGTGCGTACGACCGTGGTCTTCACCGTGCGGTCGGGGTGGGCCTGGGTGAGAGCGTCGGAGATCTCGGCGGCG
It encodes:
- a CDS encoding glutaredoxin domain-containing protein — protein: MTEESDGVVMYWRPGCVFCMNLRLSLLFTRLRYTKRNIWQDKDAAAFVRSVADGNETVPTVTVAGHAMVNPSKRQLLDAVREYAPHLLSS